GACCTTGACGAGTACCGTCAGGCGTTGGCCGAACTCGACGGCGTCCTGCCCGGCAGTTCGGACTGATCCTCCGCAGGCTTGCGCCTGCGCCTGCCGAATGCGTCGCCGAGGTCGAACACGTACGCGCCGAATGCCATGGCCAGCAGAACCGCAATGCCGAGGACAGCGCCGATCCAGGTGAGGATGGTCGCGAACATCGGTATGTCTCCCCCCGTTCCGGGGCCGTACTTCTCCATTCCAGGGTCGCCGGGCGCCCGTGCTGGTGGTATCGGCCAAGTGGTTAGTGCTGGGACCGCCCGATCGGCCGAACGGCGGAGTATGGTAACCGTATGCCGCAATGCTTGCGCCAACCGTGTTCACAAGGTTGGGTGCGCACATGCGCGGAGTAGCCAGAGTAGCGAGCGTAGTCGATCGCCGGTGCGTGCTCGGCACCCTCGGCGGCCTGGCCGCGACCGTGTTCGCGCCCGGAACCGGGGAGGCCGGGCCGCGGTTTCCCACCCTGCGGGAGGGCACCCCCGAGCAGGCCGGCCTGGACCCGGACGCGCTCGGCGCGCTGGATGAGGTGATCGCGGCGGGGCTGGGGCCCGGCCCGGAGTCCACCTTTCCCGGAGCGGTGCTCCTGGTGGCCAGGAACGGCGTGCTCGTCAAGCACACCGCATACGGCCACGCCCGGACGCACCAGGACGGCACGCCGCTGCGCAAGCCGGTGGAGATGCGCCAGGACACCGTGTTCGACCTCGCCTCCTGCACCAAGGTGCTGGCCACGACCGCGGCGATGATGACCCTCGTTGAGGACGGCCGGATCCGGCTGGACGATCCGCTCGCCCGCTGGCTGCCAGGGTTTCCCACCGGGATCACCGTGCGCAGGCTGCTCACGCACACCGCCGGACTGTGGGAGTGGCAGCCGGTCTACCTGTGGGCCACTCGCCCCGGAGCGGCGATCCACTATGTCAGCGGGCTGCCGCCGCGGTACGAGATCGGCGCGGGCAGGCACTACTCGGATCTCGGATTCATGCTGCTCGGCGAACTGGTGCGGCGCTGCACCGGGTTGCGGCTGGACGAGTACGTCCGGGTGCGCATTCACCGTCCACTGCGGATGGTCGCGACCGGTTACCGGCCACCGGGCCGGTTTCGGTTCGCCGCCACTTCGAACGGAAATCCGTTCGAGCGCAACATGATCGCCACCGGTGAGCCATATCCGATCCTCGGTGACCGTGGGGTGGACGACTTCCGCTGCTGGCGTGAGCACACATTGTCCGGTGAGGTCAACGACGGGAACGCGGCCTACGCCTTCCGCGGTGTCGCCGGGCATGCCGGGTTGTTCGGCACCGCGCGGGATATCGCGGTGTTCGCGCAGACCATGCTGAACGGCGGCGGGTACGGCACGCGCAGGCTGTTCTCGCAGGAGGTGGTCGCGGAGTTCACCAGCGACCAGTTCGAATCGGGGCAGGGACTGGGTTTCTGGACGCACCGGTTCCGCGGGGTGCCCGGGCTCGGTGACGGTGGCTTCGGGCACGCCGGGTTCACCGGCACCGAGTTCGCCGCCGACCCGGAAACCGGCCTGGTGCTGGTGTTGCTGACCAATCGCCAGCATCCGGACCAGCCCTATGCCGGGCTGGGGCCGACCTGGCTGGCCGTCCGGCAGGCGCTCGGCAGGGCGGTGCGCGGCTGAAAGCCCGAGTGGCCCCACCGGATCCGGTGGGGCCACCCCCGCGCCAGGTACCGGGACCGGTCAGCCGGTCACGTCGAGATGAGCGGGAACGGGGGTCGGCCGCGGTGCCATCCCGTTGGCGTCGGCCTGGGTGCCCGGTCCGCCCGCCCCGTTGCCGCCATCGTCGTCCGTCCCGCTCGCGCCATCGCCCTCGTCGGTGTCTGCGGGGTCGTCATTACCGCTGCCCGCGGGCGGGCCGGCGGGATCGGTCGGTTCCGGTGCCGGTTCCGGGGAGGCCGGCTGTCCACCGTCGCCCTCGCCGGGCGCGCAGGTCGCCGAGGCGACCTCGATGGCCTGTACCCGGTCGATCTTGATCGAGATCGCGGTGACCGTCACCGTGCCGTCCCCCTTCGTGACCTGCTTGTTCAGTACCACCGAGGCGACGCCCGGCACCTGTACCGCGGTGTTCGGCGGCGCGGAGACGTCGAGCTTCGTGTCCCCGAGCCGCGCCTCGGCCAGCGAGGAGGACGCCTTGCCCGCATGGCAGCTCGCCTGCACCGCGGTCGCGGACAGCAGCGGGGAGCCGAGGCCGAGCCCGGGTACGCCGCCGAGATCCGCCTCGAGCTCGGCCACGCTCGCCTTGGCCTTCCCCGGTCCGGCCTGCGCGTTCAGCACCCTGGCCCGGACGATCTTGCCCGGGCTGCCGAACTCGGCAACGGAGTCCTGCTGGAAACCGTTCTCGCTGGTGACGGCGGGGATCGGGTCGACCTTGAGCAGGCCGGTTGCGGACAACGCGAAGGCCGAATCCCCCGCGCCGGTGGCGCCGGCGGCCGGGACGAAGGCCAGGCCGGAGGTGAGCAGGGCGGCAAGCAGGCCCGCACCACGCAGGGCCGCTTTGTTGCTGGACAATGAACTGCCTTTCATGGTTGGAAACAGATTGACGGAGAACTGTCAGGCGATGTTCACGATGGTGCCGAGTGGCAGTTCGACGAGCCGGTCGAGCGCTTCCTGCGGCACCCTGATGCAGCCGTCGCTGTCCGCCTTTGCGGTAAAACCGTCGTCCGGCCAGGTGTGGATGCCGACCGTTCCAGGGCCGTCGCCGAAGGTTTCGTGCGCATCGGAATGCACGCTGAGCGGAAGAACGATCGGGCTGTAGGTGTTCACCGTTTCCTCCACCGAGGCGACGATGTAGGCGCGTCCCTTCGGAGTGGGGTACTCCGGCTTGCCGATGCCGATCTTCCACCGGCCAGCCTGCTCGCCGTTGTGTACGATCTCCAGGCCGAAGGCCGCGAGGTCGACGTTGACGGTGTACTCGTTGCGTGCGGTCTCCACCGGTGCCGCACCGCCCGCGTACACCCAGCCCGCCGAACCGTTCGGCCGGGAGGGCAGCAGGATCTTCTTCCAGTCTCCTCGTTTCGCGGTCACCGGAACCCAGGTCGGCGAGCCGACCTGCCGCGGGGGCAGCTTCGCGATGGGCGGGCCACCGACCCCTGCGTACACGACCAGATCCTCGGTGGGGTGGAGCACCTCGCCGGTTCCCGGGTCGGATGGATCGTCGGTTGCCGACTCGGGGACGTCGGCATATGTGGTGGATTCGGGAAGTTTGGTGAGTTCCTCCGCGCTGACCGCGACCGGTGCCACGGCTGACCGCTGTGGTTCATTTCCACATCCCGTCGCCAGTAAGGCCATACCGATCATTCCTGCCACGGCGGTCATCCGCCTTGCGCTTGTCCATAAGCGACTGTCGGCGGCCGGTACAGAAGTCGTTGTCAATGAGCATCCCTGTGCTGTCGTTACTGTCGGGGAGAGTGGTGCGAGTGAGAACGGCGACTCCGGTAATCCGGAATCGGTGGCCGCTATTGATAGCAGGGCGGTTCGGGTCGAGCAATGCCTCGGCTCGAGACATTTTCGCGCGGACAGGTATCCGCAACTGCGGAAATAGCCCATTTGGCCCAGCTGCACCGTCCTTGTCGAGACCACTCCTTTGGGTGAAGGCGTGTAACGCAAACAGTGTCCACGAGGCCACTTTGAGGTGCTATCCGTTGCGCAGTCGAGTGATCGTGTCGTTGTAAGACTACTGTGAGGAGATCGGTTCGCGGTTTTCGTGCCCAGTAGGGTGACTATTTTCCACTGTGGATAGAACCCGGCCGAAAGAATTTCGCCGACGATTCGTCAATCGGTGGAAGCGCGAACGATCGCATCGACGAGCAGCGGTCCGTCCAGCAGCACCGGATCGTTGTGCCCTGCCCCCGGCACCTCGACCAGCCTGCCTTCGCCCGCCCGTGCCACGGCTCGGCTCTGCCCTGGCGGGACGATGGAGTCGGCCGAGCCGTAGACGACCGTCAGCGGTGCCTGGCTCCGGGACACGTGCCGCAGCACCGGGTAGGTGTCCTTCAGCAGCAGGCGCACCGGAAGGAACGGGTAGTGCCGCTGCCCGACCGCGGCCAGGTCGGTGAACGGCGAGCGCAGCACCAGCGCGGCAGGCGGGTGCTCGGTGGCGAGTTCGGCGACCACCCCGGCACCCAGGCTCTCCCCGAAGTACACCAGGCGCTCGGTGGGTACGCCCACCGTGCCGACCAGGTAGTCCCGCGCCGCCCGGACGTCGGCGGCAAGGCCGGACTCGCTTGGCGAGCCGGGGTTACCGCCGTAGCCGCGGTAGTCGAACAGCAGTACCGCGAGACCACGCGCGCTGAGGGCACGGGCCAGCGGGGCCCTGGCCTGCCGGTTGCCCGCGTTCCCGTTGGCAACCAGCACCGCGCGCCCGTCGGCCCGCGGCCCGCGTCCTGGCAAGAACCAGGCCCCCAGCTCGAGGCCGTCGGTGGTGTGCAGGGTCACGTCCCTGCCGCCGGGCAGGACCTCGGCCGCGGCCGGAACCGGCCCGCCGGAGGGCAGGTAGATGAGCTTGCGCTGCCATGCGTACGCCCCGCCGAGCACCACGATCGCGATGGTGACGGCGATCGCAGCCGCGAGCAACAACCGGCGTCTCAGCGGTCGGTTCCATGCCACGTTCAGAGCTTGCGCAGGCGTACCCGGTTGATCGAGTGATCGGCGTCCTTGCGCAGCACGAGGGTGGCCCGTGGCCTGGTCGGGCGGATGTTCTCGATCAGGTTCGGCTCGTTGATGGTGCGCCACAGGTGGCGGGCCTCGTCCCTGGCCTCGTCGTCGGGCAGCCCGGCGAAGTGGTGGAAGTGCGAGGCCGGGTCGGCGAACGCGGTGTGCCGCAGCTTCAGGAACCGTTCGATGTACCAATGCTCGATATCGGCGGTGTGCGCGTCCACGTAGATCGAGAAGTCGAACAGGTCGGAGACGGTGAGCCGGGGGCCGGGCTGTAGCACGTTCAGCCCTTCCAGGATGAGGATGTCCGGCTGCCGGACGACCTGCTCGGCACCGGGCACGATGTCGTAGGCCAGGTGTGAGTACACCGGCGCGCTGACCTCCTCGGCGCCGGACTTCACGTCCGAGACGAACCGCAGCAGCGCCCTGCGGTCGTAGCTCTCCGGGAACCCCTTGCGGTGCATGATGCCGCGGCGGATCAGCTCGTCGCGGGGGAACAGGAACCCGTCCGTGGTGACCAGGTCCACCCGCGGGTGGTCGGGCCAGCGGGCGAGCAGGGTGCGCAGGATGCGGGCGGTGGTCGACTTGCCGACCGCCACGCTGCCCGCGATACCGATCACGAACGGCACCTTGGTGCCCTTGCAGTCCTCGCCGAGGAAGGTGGTGGTCGCCTCGTACAGCCGCTGCTTGGCCGCGACCTGCAGGTTGATCAGTCTGGACAGCGGCAGGTAGACCTCGGCCACCTCGGTCAGGTCGACCTGCTCGCCGAGGCCACGCAGCCGGAGCAGCTCCTCGGCGGTCAGCGGCAACGGGGTGGAGCTGCGCAGCTCTCGCCACTGATCGCGATGCAGCTCGACATAGGGGCTCAGCTCGCGGACCCGCGGCATATCGCACACTCCTTGCCCGTCGGTGGGCCGGCGCCGTACTACTGCTTAACGCAAGGTCAACGGTAGGGCTTACCGGCCCGCTGCGGGCTGTGACGTTCTACACGCCACCTGTATCGATACCGCCGGAGTGCGCCTCAGCGGGTGTGGAAGACCTCGTCCCAGGCGGCGCTGACCTGGCGCGCGCAGGTCTGCGGCGGGACCCCGCCCACGCCGGTACCCAGCCCGGGCATGGCTATGACGTCCACCGCGCGCCGCACGTCCAGCCCTTCCTCCAGGCGGCCGTCCCGCCAGACCTGGAACACGGCCCGCGCCGCGAGATAGGGGTGCACGGTGTCCCCCGGCAACTGCTCACCGGGTTCGCGCATGGTCGGTGCGCTGATCAACCAGGCGGGGGAGCGCATGCCGGTCGGCACCACCAGCGCCTCACCGATGGGCAGTTCGCCCCCGTGGTAGGCGAGCACCGCGCTGCGCACGTTCTGCTCCACATCGGGGAACGCCTGTGCGTATGCCGCGTCGATGCCCCCACGCATCCAGCCGTAGGAGTTCGCCGGGCTGACCACCGCATGCGCCGTGACGTCGAGAACGGAGCCGTGGTGCACCCGCACCCGGCCCTCCATGTTGTCGACCACCGCTCGCCATGCCTCGGCAAGCGCTTCATCGACGGCGCACAGCACCAGCTCCGGGGTACGTGGCGACACTCGTTCCTTCCGCGTGGTGTGCGTGCCCGATTCAGCCGTCACATCTACAGCATGGCAAAAAACGTCAACCCTCGTAACCGGCTTGCCTACCGGCTATGCGAGTGAAAGTCCGTGCTCCTCGCCACAGTCGCACCGGCTAGCCTGGCCGGGTGCCAGTGATTTCCTATTTCGGCCCGCAAGGGACGTTCACCGAGCAGGCCGCCCGCGGGCTCGTTCCGGACGGCGAGTTCCTGCCCGCCGAGACGATCTTCGCCGCGTTGCACGCGGTGCGCGACGGCCGTGCCGAGGCCGCCTGCGTGCCGGTGGAGAACTCGGTCGAGGGACCGGTGAACGCCACCCTGGACGGCCTCACCGAGGCCACGGCGCTGGTGGCGGTCGCCGAGACCATTCTGCCCGTCCAGTTCAGCGTGCTGGTCAGGCAGGACGCCACGGACATCCGGACCGTGGCCAGTCATCCACACGCACTGGCCCAGGTGCGTCAGTGGCTGGCCACCAACCTGCCCGAGGCCGAGCAGGTGCCCACCTCCTCCACCGCGGCCGCGGCCCA
The sequence above is drawn from the Amycolatopsis aidingensis genome and encodes:
- a CDS encoding serine hydrolase, with translation MLGTLGGLAATVFAPGTGEAGPRFPTLREGTPEQAGLDPDALGALDEVIAAGLGPGPESTFPGAVLLVARNGVLVKHTAYGHARTHQDGTPLRKPVEMRQDTVFDLASCTKVLATTAAMMTLVEDGRIRLDDPLARWLPGFPTGITVRRLLTHTAGLWEWQPVYLWATRPGAAIHYVSGLPPRYEIGAGRHYSDLGFMLLGELVRRCTGLRLDEYVRVRIHRPLRMVATGYRPPGRFRFAATSNGNPFERNMIATGEPYPILGDRGVDDFRCWREHTLSGEVNDGNAAYAFRGVAGHAGLFGTARDIAVFAQTMLNGGGYGTRRLFSQEVVAEFTSDQFESGQGLGFWTHRFRGVPGLGDGGFGHAGFTGTEFAADPETGLVLVLLTNRQHPDQPYAGLGPTWLAVRQALGRAVRG
- a CDS encoding choice-of-anchor P family protein, with product MSSNKAALRGAGLLAALLTSGLAFVPAAGATGAGDSAFALSATGLLKVDPIPAVTSENGFQQDSVAEFGSPGKIVRARVLNAQAGPGKAKASVAELEADLGGVPGLGLGSPLLSATAVQASCHAGKASSSLAEARLGDTKLDVSAPPNTAVQVPGVASVVLNKQVTKGDGTVTVTAISIKIDRVQAIEVASATCAPGEGDGGQPASPEPAPEPTDPAGPPAGSGNDDPADTDEGDGASGTDDDGGNGAGGPGTQADANGMAPRPTPVPAHLDVTG
- a CDS encoding L,D-transpeptidase, with the translated sequence MTAVAGMIGMALLATGCGNEPQRSAVAPVAVSAEELTKLPESTTYADVPESATDDPSDPGTGEVLHPTEDLVVYAGVGGPPIAKLPPRQVGSPTWVPVTAKRGDWKKILLPSRPNGSAGWVYAGGAAPVETARNEYTVNVDLAAFGLEIVHNGEQAGRWKIGIGKPEYPTPKGRAYIVASVEETVNTYSPIVLPLSVHSDAHETFGDGPGTVGIHTWPDDGFTAKADSDGCIRVPQEALDRLVELPLGTIVNIA
- a CDS encoding alpha/beta hydrolase; amino-acid sequence: MAWNRPLRRRLLLAAAIAVTIAIVVLGGAYAWQRKLIYLPSGGPVPAAAEVLPGGRDVTLHTTDGLELGAWFLPGRGPRADGRAVLVANGNAGNRQARAPLARALSARGLAVLLFDYRGYGGNPGSPSESGLAADVRAARDYLVGTVGVPTERLVYFGESLGAGVVAELATEHPPAALVLRSPFTDLAAVGQRHYPFLPVRLLLKDTYPVLRHVSRSQAPLTVVYGSADSIVPPGQSRAVARAGEGRLVEVPGAGHNDPVLLDGPLLVDAIVRASTD
- the coaA gene encoding type I pantothenate kinase, with amino-acid sequence MPRVRELSPYVELHRDQWRELRSSTPLPLTAEELLRLRGLGEQVDLTEVAEVYLPLSRLINLQVAAKQRLYEATTTFLGEDCKGTKVPFVIGIAGSVAVGKSTTARILRTLLARWPDHPRVDLVTTDGFLFPRDELIRRGIMHRKGFPESYDRRALLRFVSDVKSGAEEVSAPVYSHLAYDIVPGAEQVVRQPDILILEGLNVLQPGPRLTVSDLFDFSIYVDAHTADIEHWYIERFLKLRHTAFADPASHFHHFAGLPDDEARDEARHLWRTINEPNLIENIRPTRPRATLVLRKDADHSINRVRLRKL
- a CDS encoding macro domain-containing protein, with translation MTAESGTHTTRKERVSPRTPELVLCAVDEALAEAWRAVVDNMEGRVRVHHGSVLDVTAHAVVSPANSYGWMRGGIDAAYAQAFPDVEQNVRSAVLAYHGGELPIGEALVVPTGMRSPAWLISAPTMREPGEQLPGDTVHPYLAARAVFQVWRDGRLEEGLDVRRAVDVIAMPGLGTGVGGVPPQTCARQVSAAWDEVFHTR